GTCCCTCGCAGAGGTGAGGAACAGGTGGCCGAGGGCGGAGCCTTTCGTGAACTCGCCCCTCCACCAGCGCGTTCCGTCACTGTTCTTCGAGACGGAGCAACCGGCTGCGGCGTGATCTTGTTCGGTTGCGCCGTCGCTCCGACGGCGGAGCGATCGGGGATGTAGAGGATCCATTTAGGCCGGATACGGTTGGGGTTGCTGAAGATAATGCCGTCGGGCTGGACTTGGCCCTTGTTGGCGCGCCAAATCGTACGCCAAAGTCGCGAATTCCCATACGCCGAAGCCGCGATCGCCGAGAGTGTATCGTTATTCTTTACCTCGTAACGGTGTCCAGGTTTTGGCGACGCAGTCGTGGTCGGCTGCATGAGATTCGCCTGCCGATCCGGCCTCACTACTGCAGTCGAAGCCGTTGAGGCGACGGCGCCACGAGCGAGTACGCCGGCAATGACTAGACTAACGAGGGTAGCAATGGCTGTCCGCACGGCACCATTTGGTGCTTGGTACTTGTGTCCGTTCCGTATCGCATGTATTTGACCAATCGCCTCGCCTGTTGCGTGAACGACGAGGTAAATCGACAAAGCTAACCAGCAGAACCATCCGACGTACGCTGCGACACGTCCAATCAGGTCGGCGACAGAAAGGTAGCTGGCCCAGTTGACGACTTCATCCCAAGTCAGCAAATGGCCAGGTGGCGATATCGGGGCGAATGCAAGCAATACGATTGGCGGCCCGACGAGCAGGCCGATGAGCACCACTGCAGCAGACAGGGCGCGCGCGATCCGGGCGACGCTTGCCAGGACTATTCGCGCCGTCATTCCCGGGCCCGGAGAGGAAAGAGGTAGGGCCGAGCCGATGCGGTCGCTGTGAGTGCCTGTCCATTCGGTCCCGTGAATCGCAGAACGGTACGTGGCTCCACCACGACGGTTACGAGCAACCGCGCAGGCGTGGCGACGGCCGTGCCCTTTAAATGGTACTGCTCCAACACGCTCTCGGCTGCGGCCTCAGCCGCTTTGACATCGAGAGTCAGTACACGGCTGCCACTGCGAAGGCTTCTGAGATCGACTTGTTGGGCACCAATCCGAGCCGCTGACGCTGCGTAGCCTAGCGCACGGTCCATCGCGTTGATCGCCTGTGCAGACTGCGCATAGAAACAGGCGAGGACAATCAAAGCTGTCGCGAGAACAGCGATCATCGGGCTGATCTGACCCGCATCGTCTGCGAATCGCCAGGATGGACGGCGTATGACTGTACGCCAGCCCACGCACACGAATTGGCGGTTCACGAGCCCGCCCGATAGACGTCGATTCCGCTGATTCCTGTCGCTGTAAAGACGACCGTGCCAGGAACACCAGGCAGATCGAGGTCGGCGAGGCCGACAATGCACCGTACATGAACCGTGACCAGACCGCCTGGTTGGAAGCTCCCGAGGTCAACGTCAACGTAATGTTCGATGCAGACGTGCTTGTGTTCATTGAAGGTTCTACCTGCCTGATCGATCGCCTTCTCCCGTGCGGCTTCCTTCGTACGAACAACCGTCGCAGCGCGTGCCGCACGCTCGGCAGCTGTTTGCACGATGTGACCTGCGATTGCCGCGCGACCGATCGCTAGGAAAACGCCGAAGACGATTACCACGACCAGCATTGCGGCAACCGCCTCGACAGCGGCCGAACCGCTGTCCCCGGCGGCTCCTCTGGCAGCCGATCGAACGACGCGTGTCATCGTGACCCAATTTCCGGACCTTGGACATACCGCTCGCGTGGACCACTTGCGTGAGCCTCGACGACGGCGAAACGGTCAGGCAGCACTGCGACAATCCTCGCCCGGACGGTGACGAGAACGGTTGCCTGGTCTCCACTCACCTCGACTCGAACATCTCGAAGCGAGCGCCCGGCGAGCTGTTCAGCCACCGATAGTCCAGTGGTCCTGCCATCTTCTGGCGTGCCACCAAAAAGGCGGGCAGCCGTCAATGCATGGTCAGCAACAACTGTCACGATTTGTTCGCCACGCAGGTACATTGCCAGGTCGAGCAGACCGAGGAAAACCAGCAGTAACGCCGGCAGGACAAGCACTGCCTGCACCGTTATCGACCCACAGTCTGCGCCGAGCTTGCTGCTGAACGACCTCGCCATCCTCAACCACCGCCGATTGGTAGCAAGTGGAGGTTTTCAGCAACCCACAGCGCGATCTTCGCCATGACACCGAGAGCAATGATGATCCCGAAGACCGTGATGACGGTCGTCTGCGAAACATCGCCTGCCTCAGTATCCTGCCGCCGGATCGCGACTACCCACCTTGCAGCGGCATCGCCGACTCGCATCCGTAGCTCACTAGGTTGCCTTGCCACTGCTTCGTTCTCCAAATGAGGAAGGTTGGACATCATCACGCGACTCCGATCGTTAGCTGGACGAGCGCTGGATACAGCGCGAGACCAACAAGCCACGTAAAGGTCAGCGACGCCGGCACCCAGATGCGTTCAGATGCCGCCGCGATCTGGGCTCTCGTTGCCGCCCTTCGGCTGGCGCGCAGCGTTTCTGCCAGGTCGCGCAACGCCGGCCGCACGCGCGTGCCGTCGGTGGTAGCCAGTTCGAGGACGCCCGCGACATCCCGGAACTCGGCGACCTGGCTGTGTGCAGCCAGTCGCTCCAGGCCGCGATAGTGGCTCAGGCCGCGGTTGCGCGCGTCGACGAGCGTGTGCCGGATCTGGTCTGCGCCATCTCCACTGATCTGTTCGGTAGCTTGTGCGGTCGCCTGTTCTATGCCAGCGGCACCTCGAGTGGCCATCGCGACCAAGTCGAGCCAGACGGATAGCGCGTGCACCATTCGATCTCGCCGGCGTGCCGCCTCGGTTCGCAACGCTCGGCCCGCTCCCCACGTGCCTGCGGCCGCGCCGACAAGTGCGAGTATCGCCGCAACGATCAGGGGCGTACCAATCGAGACTCCCACAACAATTCCTGCCATACCGCCAAGAACTGCGGTTCCGGAGCATCGTGCTGCGTACGTACGTACCGGTAGCTCAAGCAACCGCAGGTTCGCACGAGCCGACTCTCCAAGAATTCCGCTCCACGCGGCAACGCGCGCCAGCGCTCCGTCGTCATCACTCCAGCGGCGCAACCGTGGAACGGCGCCGGTGGACGCGGCGATGACATCGGCCAGCGCGGGCCGCCGACGCCAGAGACCTCGCACGACGACGATCGCGCCCCCACCGATCAGCACGCCGCAAATCACGATGACTGGCAACGACGAATTGGCCTCGCCGCCAATCATTGCGGTTGCGGGCAGGAGCAACGCTGAGCTCCACACGCGTTCTGCTGTCCCCATCCGCGTGGGCTTCGCCGGATGTGTCGTAGCGTCAAAATGGCTTGAACCGGCGGCAAGAATTCGTGGCTGTTCGGGTATCTCGGCAACTCGGCGCATCCACCAGAGACAAGCGGCGTATCCAGCGGCAATTCCCACAATCACCAGCTGACCAAAGAAAGTCTTATACGCGGCGAGATAGTTCGCAAAGAATAGGCATATCACCGCAACCATAGTTGCTGAACTACCGAGCACGATCCGGACAGCAGTCCGCGACGCGGCTCGTTCGGCGTACGCCTCCCGACGCATCTGCGCATCGTCGCGAGCTACCCTGCGCACCTCGTCCAGGCAGTCAGCCAAACCTTCGGAACGTCGAGCAGCCATAGCCAGCGCGACGCATACCAGGTCACCAGTCCCGTCGTTGAGTTCGTCCTGACACTTCCGCAGCGCTTCACGAGTGTCCTGACCGCCTTCGAGCCGGGTCGCCAGTCGACGAATCGCTGGGGCGATCGCGGCTGGCGCCAAAGCGGCAGAACGCACGAGCGCCTGCTGGAGGCCAGATACGGCGCGCACGGACGACACGAGATGCCCCGCCCACATGGCGATCGCATCCGATCGCGCGACTCGCTGCTCGTGCTCGCGGGTACTTCCCGCGAGCGCCGGCCACCACCAGACCGCGAGCGCTGCCAGCGGCAACGCAACGGGCCAGCCAGT
The nucleotide sequence above comes from Fodinicola acaciae. Encoded proteins:
- a CDS encoding TadE/TadG family type IV pilus assembly protein, which gives rise to MARSFSSKLGADCGSITVQAVLVLPALLLVFLGLLDLAMYLRGEQIVTVVADHALTAARLFGGTPEDGRTTGLSVAEQLAGRSLRDVRVEVSGDQATVLVTVRARIVAVLPDRFAVVEAHASGPRERYVQGPEIGSR
- a CDS encoding type II secretion system F family protein → MIDLSMTSVGDWLMIVAAGIALGLGTLFFVVAASKRRTDAADTTARGDLDRRDGGAARPPWGRRASLSVAAGLAVWIFTGWPVALPLAALAVWWWPALAGSTREHEQRVARSDAIAMWAGHLVSSVRAVSGLQQALVRSAALAPAAIAPAIRRLATRLEGGQDTREALRKCQDELNDGTGDLVCVALAMAARRSEGLADCLDEVRRVARDDAQMRREAYAERAASRTAVRIVLGSSATMVAVICLFFANYLAAYKTFFGQLVIVGIAAGYAACLWWMRRVAEIPEQPRILAAGSSHFDATTHPAKPTRMGTAERVWSSALLLPATAMIGGEANSSLPVIVICGVLIGGGAIVVVRGLWRRRPALADVIAASTGAVPRLRRWSDDDGALARVAAWSGILGESARANLRLLELPVRTYAARCSGTAVLGGMAGIVVGVSIGTPLIVAAILALVGAAAGTWGAGRALRTEAARRRDRMVHALSVWLDLVAMATRGAAGIEQATAQATEQISGDGADQIRHTLVDARNRGLSHYRGLERLAAHSQVAEFRDVAGVLELATTDGTRVRPALRDLAETLRASRRAATRAQIAAASERIWVPASLTFTWLVGLALYPALVQLTIGVA